CCCCGAACCGGGCGCGAAGAATTTCGTCTCGGTCGGACAGAAGGTCGCGGCAGGCGACACGCTTCTGATCGTCGAAGCGATGAAGGTGATGAATTCGATCGCTTGCCCGGCTTCGGGTACGGTCACCGCGGTGCTAGTCGAAAACGGCCAGCCGGTCGAATTCGATCAGCCGCTGGTCGTGGTCGAATGAGCGGCTCGACCGCTCTTGCCGAATCTCAATTCCCGCATCCGTTTGGGCTGAGCTTGTCGAAGCCCCGTCCTTCTTCTTCCATGCGGGAGAACGGGACGGCCCTGCGACAAGCTCAGGGCAAACGATCGTTGCGCCGTTCACGCCGGACTTCCTCGCATGCCTGAAATCAAGAAACTGCTCATCGCCAATCGCGGCGAGATCGCGTTGCGCATCCATCGCGCTTGCCATGAAATGGGCATCAAGACCGTCGCGGTGCATTCCACCGCCGACGCCGATGCGATGCATGTCCGCCTCGCCGACGAAGCGATCTGCATCGGCCCGCCACCCGCGGGCGAGAGCTATCTCAACATCGCCAACATCATTTCGGCGGCCGAAGTCTCGGGCGCCGACGCGATTCACCCAGGCTACGGCTTCCTGTCCGAAAATGCCCGCTTTGCCGAAATCGTCGAGGCGCACGGCATCATGTTCGTCGGCCCCAAGCCCGAGCATATCCGCATCATGGGCGACAAGGTGGAGGCCAAGCGCACCGCCGGCGCGCTCGGCCTGCCGCTCGTCCCGGGCTCCGATGGCGCGATCAGCGATGTCGAGGAAGCCAAGAAGCTGGCCGAGCAGATCGGCTATCCGGTGATCATCAAGGCAGCGTCCGGCGGCGGCGGGCGCGGCATGAAGGTGTGCAATTCGCCCGACCAGTTCGAATCGTTGATGCAGCAGGCGGGCAGCGAGGCGAAGGCCGCGTTCGGCGACGCCACTGTCTATCTCGAAAAATATCTGGGCAATCCGCGCCACATCGAATTTCAGGTGTTCGGCGACGGCAACGGCAATGCGATTCATCTGGGCGAACGCGACTGCTCTCTTCAGCGCCGCCACCAGAAGGTGCTGGAGGAGGCCCCCTCCCCCGTCATCACCGCCGAGGAACGCGCGCGAATGGGCGGCATCGTTTCCAAGGCGATGGCGGACATGGGCTATCGCGGTGCGGGCACGATCGAGTTCCTGTGGGAAAACGGCGAATTCTATTTCATCGAAATGAATACGCGCCTGCAGGTCGAGCATCCGGTGACCGAAATGATCACCGGCGTCGATCTGGTCCGCGAACAGATCCGCGTCGCCGAGGGCGAGCCGCTGTCGGTCACGCAGGACGAGCTCGAATTTCGCGGCCATGCGATCGAATGCCGGATCAATGCAGAGGATCCGCGCACTTTCATGCCCTCGCCCGGCACGATCACGTATTTCCACGCGCCCGGCGGCATGCATGTCCGCGTCGATAGCGGGATTTACGGCGGCTATCGCATCCCGCCCTATTACGACAGCATGATCGCCAAGCTGATCGTCTATGGCCGCACGCGCGAAGGCTGCATCATGCGGCTGCGGCGCGCGCTCGAGGAATTCGTGGTCGAGGGCGTCAAGACGACGATCCCGCTCCACCAGGACCTGATCGACGACCCCGAATTCCAGGACGGGGCCTATACGATCAAATGGCTCGAAGACTGGCTGGCGAAGGAGGCTGGGGGAGGCTGAAGCTCAGGCCCCCTCGCTGCCCAGCGCGCCCATCCGATCGAGCCAGTCGGCCCGATCGCAATCCTCGCTTTCGACATTGCCGATCAGCGTGTCGTGGACCGGCGCGATTCCGGCGAGCTTGAGGATGTTGCGCTTCAGGCTCTTCACGCTGTGCGCGCCATAGTAGAAGCGATAGAAAAACGCCGGCATCCCCATCGTCACAATGACGCGCGCCGATTTGCCCTTGAGCAGCGGCTTCGGCATCCGACCCTCGCCGATGGCGAAGCCGGGCCGCGCGATCTGC
This genomic interval from Sphingosinithalassobacter tenebrarum contains the following:
- the accC gene encoding acetyl-CoA carboxylase biotin carboxylase subunit, whose product is MPEIKKLLIANRGEIALRIHRACHEMGIKTVAVHSTADADAMHVRLADEAICIGPPPAGESYLNIANIISAAEVSGADAIHPGYGFLSENARFAEIVEAHGIMFVGPKPEHIRIMGDKVEAKRTAGALGLPLVPGSDGAISDVEEAKKLAEQIGYPVIIKAASGGGGRGMKVCNSPDQFESLMQQAGSEAKAAFGDATVYLEKYLGNPRHIEFQVFGDGNGNAIHLGERDCSLQRRHQKVLEEAPSPVITAEERARMGGIVSKAMADMGYRGAGTIEFLWENGEFYFIEMNTRLQVEHPVTEMITGVDLVREQIRVAEGEPLSVTQDELEFRGHAIECRINAEDPRTFMPSPGTITYFHAPGGMHVRVDSGIYGGYRIPPYYDSMIAKLIVYGRTREGCIMRLRRALEEFVVEGVKTTIPLHQDLIDDPEFQDGAYTIKWLEDWLAKEAGGG